The proteins below are encoded in one region of Deinococcus seoulensis:
- a CDS encoding HAD family hydrolase, whose protein sequence is MSTRAILFDLDGTLHDRAATLRAWLAEHTRQFSLPATYAPRFLELEDHGYRPKAQVIPRLVQELGLPHDPQTLLDTYAHHVRHAVPMPHAHAVLRELRARGVRVGVVTNGWEDLQRTCADRCGLTSLTDDLVISKAVGLSKPDPAIYQLALNRLGVSAQHTWFVGDSPRNDIAGPQAVGLRAAWLPTTHPLQGEVPDAVLRDLRDVLEL, encoded by the coding sequence ATGAGTACGCGGGCCATCCTCTTCGACCTCGACGGCACCCTCCACGACCGCGCTGCCACCCTCCGCGCGTGGCTGGCCGAACACACCCGGCAGTTCAGCCTCCCCGCTACCTACGCCCCCCGCTTCCTCGAACTCGAAGATCACGGCTACCGTCCCAAAGCCCAGGTCATCCCCAGGCTCGTGCAGGAACTCGGCCTCCCACACGACCCCCAGACCCTCCTCGACACCTACGCCCACCACGTCCGGCACGCCGTCCCCATGCCCCACGCGCACGCCGTCCTGCGCGAACTCCGCGCGCGGGGCGTGCGGGTGGGTGTCGTTACCAACGGCTGGGAAGACCTCCAGCGCACCTGCGCTGACCGCTGCGGCCTCACCTCCCTCACCGACGACCTCGTCATCAGCAAAGCCGTCGGCCTCAGCAAACCCGACCCCGCCATCTACCAGCTCGCGCTGAATCGCCTCGGCGTCAGCGCCCAGCACACATGGTTCGTGGGCGACTCGCCCCGCAACGACATCGCCGGGCCGCAGGCGGTGGGGCTGCGCGCCGCGTGGCTCCCCACCACGCACCCGCTTCAGGGCGAGGTTCCGGACGCAGTTCTTCGTGATCTGCGGGATGTGCTGGAGTTGTAG
- a CDS encoding NAD(P)/FAD-dependent oxidoreductase, which produces MAELPPPRAGRVQADLLDVVIVGAGPSGLSAALTLGRSRRRVLLLDGGPPRNASVSAGHGLLTRDGMHPADLKAQALADLAPYDVTVCSDGAREVRREPDGAFAVRVGQDWHRTRVLLFATGVRDVLPPVPGLRERWGQGVFHCPYCDGWEHEGRALAVYGCGQSAHHLALTVRAWSDRVTLLCDGDPALTPEQTRDLRRVGVRIRTEPVRHLRGGPLEDQPVCVTFRGAPPLSVDAVFLAPEQQQGSHLPASLGCQLSDRGRVQVDDQQETSVPGVFAVGDMTGAPQYVVQAAAAGMHAAQVINTRLIHAAVHSLGAAFHKTPGDRAEVTRPPEPDDE; this is translated from the coding sequence GTGGCGGAGTTGCCGCCCCCACGGGCGGGTCGGGTGCAGGCGGACCTGCTGGACGTGGTGATCGTCGGGGCTGGTCCCTCGGGCCTGAGTGCCGCGCTGACGCTGGGCCGTTCGCGGCGGCGGGTGCTGCTGCTGGACGGCGGGCCGCCCCGCAACGCGAGCGTGTCGGCCGGGCACGGACTGCTCACGCGCGACGGAATGCACCCGGCGGACCTGAAAGCGCAGGCGCTGGCGGACCTCGCGCCGTACGACGTGACCGTCTGCTCCGACGGTGCGCGCGAGGTTCGCCGTGAGCCGGACGGGGCGTTCGCCGTGCGGGTCGGTCAGGACTGGCACCGCACGCGCGTGCTGCTGTTCGCCACCGGCGTGCGGGACGTCCTGCCGCCCGTGCCGGGCCTGCGGGAACGCTGGGGGCAGGGCGTGTTCCACTGCCCGTACTGCGACGGCTGGGAACATGAGGGCCGCGCCCTCGCCGTGTACGGCTGCGGCCAGAGCGCCCACCACCTCGCCCTGACGGTCCGGGCGTGGTCGGACCGCGTGACCCTCCTGTGCGACGGCGACCCGGCCCTCACGCCCGAACAGACCCGCGACCTGCGCCGCGTCGGCGTCCGCATCCGCACGGAACCCGTCCGGCACCTGCGCGGCGGCCCACTCGAAGACCAGCCGGTGTGCGTCACGTTCCGGGGCGCGCCGCCCCTCAGCGTGGACGCCGTGTTCCTCGCGCCCGAACAGCAGCAGGGCAGCCACCTGCCCGCCTCGCTCGGCTGCCAGCTCAGCGACCGGGGCCGCGTGCAGGTCGACGACCAGCAGGAAACCAGCGTCCCCGGCGTGTTCGCCGTTGGCGACATGACGGGCGCCCCGCAGTACGTGGTGCAGGCCGCCGCCGCCGGAATGCACGCCGCGCAGGTCATCAACACCCGCCTCATCCACGCGGCCGTGCATTCCCTGGGCGCCGCGTTCCACAAGACCCCCGGTGACAGGGCAGAAGTGACCCGCCCCCCCGAACCTGACGATGAGTAG
- a CDS encoding SDR family oxidoreductase, translating into MSVVRPVTLVTGAAGGIGAALARRLAAGHDLILSGRNVGALEALCAEVGGSALVLDLTRPESFEGALAGVGRVSNVVHNAGVVELGAVAEQGHAVWSHTLAVNVVAPAELTRVLLPRVRAERGSVVFVNSGAGLRANAGWGSYAASKFGLKALADALREEEASAGVRVSSVYPGRTATPMQAKVRSQEGAAYTPEAFIDPDSVAATIEFVLNAPRDATLPDVSVRPGPR; encoded by the coding sequence ATGAGTGTCGTTCGGCCGGTGACGTTGGTGACGGGAGCTGCGGGTGGGATTGGGGCGGCGTTGGCGCGGCGGTTGGCTGCGGGGCATGACCTGATCCTGTCGGGGCGGAATGTGGGGGCGTTGGAGGCCCTGTGTGCGGAGGTGGGGGGTTCGGCGTTGGTGCTGGACCTGACCCGCCCGGAGTCGTTCGAGGGGGCGCTGGCGGGGGTGGGGCGTGTGTCGAACGTGGTGCATAACGCGGGTGTGGTGGAGCTGGGTGCGGTGGCGGAGCAGGGGCATGCGGTGTGGTCGCACACGCTGGCGGTGAATGTGGTCGCCCCGGCGGAGTTGACGCGGGTGCTGCTGCCGCGCGTGCGTGCCGAGCGGGGGTCGGTGGTGTTCGTGAACAGCGGCGCGGGCCTGCGCGCGAACGCGGGGTGGGGCAGTTACGCGGCCAGCAAGTTCGGCCTGAAGGCGCTGGCGGACGCGCTGCGGGAGGAGGAGGCGAGCGCCGGGGTGCGCGTGTCGAGCGTGTACCCGGGCCGCACGGCGACGCCCATGCAGGCGAAGGTGCGCTCCCAGGAGGGCGCGGCGTACACGCCGGAGGCGTTTATCGATCCGGATTCGGTGGCGGCCACCATCGAGTTCGTGCTGAACGCCCCGCGTGACGCGACGCTGCCGGACGTGAGCGTGCGCCCCGGCCCGCGTTGA
- a CDS encoding N-acetylmuramoyl-L-alanine amidase family protein, whose protein sequence is MRPAPPLLALIVLLSAGTPTGRAAPPAPTGVFVAYPPDDHRVPFDHVILEGRVPPGSTLNVSGRAVPTGPDGLFMEWWPLKPGVNTLTLTARQAGRVTGSRTLRVTRAAAPILPARPTRILPGSVTPARPVEFWDASGDTPAERRVTVSVQGSAGARATARLGSAAPTPLREGPPGTYRADLTVPATPQASTPLTVTLTGPDGRTVTATAPGRVTVQSGAARTGTQRPGQVPGPALNASSTVLTTLTGQSLLYPRTSMTFTVVGRQEGDLRVRLSGGQSALITATQLDLGAPGTAPLPWTGGTVQLDEPLSALTSPPALEPVPTPAAVPGVPALPVTSDPAAPPTLAAAPVPAPPAPTPASASSDLTLLIPTGPARPPFTLEQTDPRTLVLTLFGPPITPLTPPAPHPLLARTDLNTTPGTTRLTLTLNAPVWGFTADHDGPHLRLNVRTPPTTDPTRPLQGRTITLDPGHGGTQGGGAGSLGTPEKNLVLPITLRAAELLRAQGATIHLTRTTDTTVGLYERGQLAHDTGSDLLISVHANALPDGRDPRGIRGPEIYYTHPQAQPLAAALLTALRTGLPDLGPGTGLKPGADLALTRPTSQPSVLIETGYLTDPGNLRLLSSPAGQERLAQAIAAGVVAYYRGLGR, encoded by the coding sequence ATGCGCCCCGCCCCGCCCCTGCTGGCCCTGATCGTCCTCCTGAGCGCCGGGACGCCGACCGGCCGGGCCGCCCCGCCCGCCCCGACCGGCGTGTTCGTCGCCTACCCCCCGGACGACCACCGCGTGCCGTTCGATCACGTGATCCTCGAAGGCCGCGTGCCGCCCGGCTCGACCCTCAACGTGTCCGGCCGCGCCGTACCCACCGGCCCGGACGGCCTGTTCATGGAGTGGTGGCCGCTGAAGCCCGGCGTGAACACCCTCACCCTGACCGCCCGGCAGGCAGGGCGCGTGACCGGCAGCCGCACCCTGCGCGTCACCCGCGCCGCCGCGCCCATCCTGCCCGCCCGGCCCACCCGCATCCTGCCCGGCAGCGTCACGCCCGCCCGGCCGGTCGAATTCTGGGACGCGTCCGGCGACACGCCCGCCGAACGCCGCGTGACCGTCAGCGTGCAGGGCAGCGCCGGAGCGCGCGCCACCGCCCGCCTGGGCAGCGCCGCGCCCACGCCGCTGCGCGAGGGGCCGCCCGGCACGTACCGCGCCGACCTGACCGTTCCCGCCACCCCGCAGGCCAGCACCCCGCTGACCGTCACCCTGACCGGCCCGGACGGCCGCACCGTCACCGCCACCGCACCCGGCCGCGTCACCGTGCAGAGCGGCGCCGCCCGCACCGGCACCCAGCGCCCCGGACAGGTCCCCGGCCCCGCCCTGAACGCCAGCAGCACCGTCCTGACCACCCTGACCGGCCAGTCCCTGCTGTACCCCCGCACCAGCATGACCTTCACCGTCGTCGGCCGGCAGGAAGGCGACCTGCGCGTCCGCCTGAGCGGCGGCCAGAGCGCCCTGATCACCGCCACGCAACTCGACCTGGGCGCCCCCGGCACCGCCCCCCTCCCCTGGACCGGCGGGACCGTCCAACTGGACGAACCCCTTTCCGCTCTGACCAGCCCACCTGCCCTGGAACCCGTCCCCACCCCGGCAGCCGTGCCCGGCGTGCCCGCCCTGCCCGTCACCAGCGACCCCGCCGCGCCGCCCACACTGGCAGCGGCACCCGTACCGGCCCCCCCGGCACCCACCCCCGCCAGCGCCAGCAGCGACCTGACCCTCCTGATCCCCACCGGCCCCGCCCGGCCCCCCTTCACCCTCGAACAGACCGACCCGCGCACCCTCGTCCTCACCCTGTTCGGCCCGCCCATCACACCCCTCACCCCGCCCGCCCCACACCCCCTGCTGGCCCGCACCGACCTGAACACCACCCCCGGTACCACCCGCCTCACCCTCACCCTGAACGCCCCCGTCTGGGGCTTCACCGCCGACCACGACGGCCCCCACCTGCGCCTGAATGTCCGCACGCCCCCCACCACCGACCCCACCCGGCCCCTCCAGGGCCGCACCATCACCCTCGACCCCGGCCACGGCGGCACCCAGGGCGGCGGCGCCGGCAGCCTCGGCACCCCAGAAAAGAACCTCGTGCTGCCCATCACCCTCCGCGCCGCCGAACTCCTCCGTGCCCAGGGCGCCACCATCCACCTCACCCGCACCACCGACACCACCGTCGGCCTGTACGAACGCGGCCAGCTCGCCCACGACACGGGCAGCGACCTCCTCATCAGCGTCCACGCCAACGCCCTCCCCGACGGCCGCGACCCACGCGGCATCCGCGGCCCCGAGATCTACTACACCCACCCCCAGGCCCAACCCCTCGCCGCCGCCCTCCTCACCGCCCTGCGCACCGGCCTCCCCGACCTCGGCCCCGGCACCGGCCTGAAACCCGGCGCGGACCTCGCCCTCACCCGACCCACCAGCCAGCCCAGCGTCCTGATCGAAACCGGGTACCTGACCGACCCCGGCAACCTGCGCCTGCTGAGCAGCCCGGCCGGGCAGGAACGGCTCGCTCAGGCCATCGCGGCGGGGGTCGTGGCGTACTACCGGGGGCTTGGGCGGTAG
- a CDS encoding GTP pyrophosphokinase: MNDGLVSEYKSNLPQFEALRDAAVAHTLAMLERAGLGIHHVTGRVKKPLSLEDKLRRKPGRYRSLPDVTDLVAVRVITYFESDVGAVSRLIEANHTVDWEHSIDKSKMHDPDRFGYMGVHYVVRLTPDTPGLAAFAGMGFEVQIRSILQHAWAEIEHDLGYKNRDAIPREVQRRFYRLAGLLEMADEEFMALHRLSRDYAATLPERVQTEPEGVFIDAQSMKHLLNIPPVRPLDEDVAGALQVRLLVGWPDPDRPQRLARLLHYVGVNSVGALQKELGRSREDVRRFARQLMPLLREAWTPAGGVRPGTSVVHYALLRACANPSLDPHEIVAMLDMRGVLGSQELVQAVQEAYRAFLNEAAPDARTLPELPPTEQTPP; encoded by the coding sequence ATGAACGACGGGCTGGTCAGTGAGTACAAGTCGAACCTGCCGCAGTTCGAGGCGTTGCGGGACGCGGCGGTGGCGCACACGCTGGCGATGCTGGAACGCGCGGGGCTGGGCATTCATCACGTGACGGGCCGCGTGAAGAAACCCCTGAGTCTGGAGGACAAGTTGCGCCGCAAGCCGGGCCGGTACCGGTCGCTGCCGGACGTGACGGACCTCGTGGCGGTGCGCGTGATCACGTACTTCGAGTCGGACGTGGGGGCCGTGTCGCGCCTGATCGAGGCGAACCACACGGTGGACTGGGAGCATTCCATCGACAAGAGCAAGATGCACGACCCGGACCGGTTCGGGTACATGGGCGTGCATTACGTGGTGCGGCTCACGCCGGACACGCCGGGGCTGGCGGCGTTCGCGGGCATGGGGTTCGAGGTGCAGATCCGCTCGATCCTGCAACACGCCTGGGCCGAGATCGAGCATGACCTGGGGTACAAGAACCGGGACGCGATTCCGCGTGAGGTGCAGCGCCGCTTCTACCGGCTGGCGGGCCTGCTGGAAATGGCGGACGAGGAATTCATGGCCCTGCACCGTCTGTCCCGCGATTACGCCGCGACGCTGCCCGAGCGGGTGCAGACCGAACCGGAGGGCGTGTTCATCGACGCGCAGAGCATGAAGCACCTGCTGAACATCCCGCCCGTCCGGCCGCTGGACGAGGACGTGGCCGGGGCGTTGCAGGTGCGGCTCCTGGTGGGCTGGCCGGACCCGGACCGGCCGCAGCGGCTGGCGCGGCTGCTGCATTACGTGGGCGTGAACTCGGTCGGGGCGCTCCAGAAGGAACTGGGGCGTTCGCGGGAGGACGTGCGGCGGTTCGCGCGGCAGCTGATGCCGCTGCTGCGTGAGGCGTGGACCCCGGCGGGCGGCGTGCGGCCCGGCACCAGCGTGGTGCATTACGCGCTGCTGCGCGCCTGCGCGAATCCCAGCCTGGACCCGCACGAGATCGTGGCGATGCTGGACATGCGCGGCGTGCTGGGCAGTCAGGAACTCGTGCAGGCCGTGCAGGAGGCGTACCGGGCGTTCCTGAACGAGGCGGCCCCCGACGCCCGCACCCTCCCGGAGCTGCCACCGACTGAACAGACGCCCCCCTGA